GTAAAGTACTTCATTAGGCATGTATATACATGAATTTATGCTACGATATGACTATACGTGTATGTAGGAGCACATACTATAGGATTTGCTCAATGTTTCGTGATCAAGCATAGACTCTTCAACTTCAAGGGCTCAGGCCAGCCTGACCCAAACCTAGCCGCTTCCTCAGCACTTCTCTCTAAGCTAAAGGACACGTGTCCTAACGTGGACTCCTCAGACTCTAAGCTCGCTGCTCTTGACGCAGCTAGCTCAGTCAAGTTTGACAATGCTTACTACGTGAACTTAATGAACAACATAGGACTGTTGGATTCTGATCAAACCCTAATGACAGATCCTACGGCTGCCGCCTTGGTGAAGTCGTACAGCGAGAATCCGTACTTGTTCTCGAGGGATTTCGCAGTTTCAATGGTTAAAATGGGGAATATCGGAGTTATGACCGGAAGTGATGGAGTAATTCGAGGAAAATGTGGATTTCCAGGTTAAGTTATATATAGACTCTtcacaaaatccaaatcaGTCTATTATATATCTAGAGCTAATCTAGCTTTAATGAGGAATCAAATAAACCAAAGTCtatgaataaaatatgttttatatatatggtgtaAAAGCGTCCTTAtgtatcaatatatatatatatggatcccataaacaaaaatacttgGACTTGTATGTGTGTTACGTTTGTGTGTAATGGAAAATGTAtttgtctttgtatttttatattccAAAATTAAGTCGAACTCCCTCACTTGAAcgaatataaatattcttaGTTCTTGATTGGGGTTTAACTAATGATCATAATTTTACATCTTCTTCCGAAAATCATGgttctttttgttgatataaCATACATTTTCTTAAAGTATTGAATATACTAAGTCTACATAAATATACACTATctatcaaaagtcaaaacaaacaaacatcttagcgtgaaaaaagaaaacatcttCGAAATAGTTAAAGTCTTAAAAATTGCAACAATTCTTAAATACActaactttttgtttaaaaaaataaaagaagatctTAATTCTTAATGATGAAAATACATAGTTGAAagagaaatgatgaaaataCATCCATCAAGCCCAAATACAAGCAAACCCCATTTCATATATTTCCACTTTAAATTCAGACTTGATgcatatatttgttaattagaaaaatacgtttgaacatatatacatttatttaaattttgcgaaaaagaagcaaataagCATTGAATGATGATATACATCCATCAAATCCAAATGGAAGCAACCAACTTTGTAGGTATTGTGTTTGTTGATTACTGATTGGAAGacataaattttaaaccatTAAAGTTTCTCCAACGACTTCAAGAAATTATCAAGATTAGAGTTAGTGGAAGAATGAGAAATACTTCATACTATAAGCTATTTTAAtctattatacatatatagtctAAATACAAAATAGTAGTTAGGTTACGTACACCATCATGTTAAATGCAAAACACAAACAGCCAATAGAGAAATATCATATAATTCATGCAAATAAACTAAACATTATCTATTCCACAAATgagattaattttttatttaaaatatatacatataacaaCTCGAGGTTTAGTTTTAAGCGAAACGTATATGTGTGAAAATTAGTTAATGaaccttattttttcttcttttatagctggttatttcttaatattcgTGTTAATAACATTAGTAAAAACACagtaaagatttttttgtctaatatgataagtaataattaattaacgtTACATGTCCGAGACGACCGCAAATTTGGGGCATACCTCTTGGAGCATTCGTCATTGTCTCGTTGATGTGTTTTCATATAACGTTTGgataattttcaatttaatgTCAAGACAATTTTGAATGCTAGTTATTCTGATCTCAAAAGAAGATGCTGACCAAGATGTTTATCTCTGATGTCATGCCTTGCACAATTTCAAACCAACCTACTcctctttctatatatacgTGGAGCCAAGTTTGTCAATCTTATGATTTGGTGGTACCATAGAGTCGAGTTGGCTGGTTCTCGCAAGGAGTTTCAAAGAGAATTTCAACACATGGACGGTTGGTGTTTCACGATGAACTAGCTCAAGTGATCAAATGTGTGGTTAGAGTCACACTCAAACTTGTCTTCTTTTTGCATAACTAAACGAGACATAAGATAACTTATTCTTTGAACTCTCTCGATTGAGATTGGCATAACACTCATTTTCTAAcggcttcttcttttgataataTCAAATacattcttcttcaactaTCTTTCCAAACTTCCAGTTGACCGAATATAACAGGAAAGGAATGAACGAACACAGACTCAAGCATACCACATTATTGACGTCTAATCGACGTAAAGATTCACCACATAATTCACTCCTTCTCAGATTCTGACACTTCTCACCTTTAAAACATTATGCAAACATAGTTTGGGGATTGTCGTTAGTTGACTCTTAGTTATTTAGTAtgtcaatttttgtttgttccaaactttcaagaaaaaaaaaatgaatttgatttattttttctatcaaaGATATTCGTAAATAAAACagatatttcttcttctttgtggtaacatattttttgcaaaaaacTTTTACGAAAGAAACTTGTAAACTCTAGAagcatataaataaaataaagtatatattgGTTAGAACCTAATTACTAGGCTAAAAACTACAATtcattatgatattttttaattccaaatctatacaaaattatttcttacataaatatatatgtagacaTGTATTCAATAATTTTCATGATAAAACATAGGAGTATTTTTTACAACTAGAAGGTTACATGTACTTAATTATCCTTAATTGTACCCACCAACTgtcaactatatatacatactctattttttttacagcagctataattttctttatttaaattttgtaaaggTTCTGTTACTTCATTAAATTCAATTTACACAAacttgtacaaaaaaaaaatgatctcaCAACCGTTGAAAAAATGACctcatttaaaaaatataacaaaaataaaatatgggaCATGAATGACAAACATAACAGATcggaaatatatttaaaagacTGCAATAAATTAAGGTCATTAATACGTGGCCGGAAGCAACTAATTTACTAACCAATGCACACATCTACttgcttcgtcttcttcttccttcttctttctaccaccattttcagattcaaaattcaattctAACAGTTTCACTTCCCCtgctcctctctctctctctctctcgctctctttCTCATGTgatctctctcgctctctctttcttctctaaaagCCAAAACTTCGATGGCATTACTGTGATTTTCCTCATAAAGTAAGCTCCTTTTTTTCGCCGGAGATTATGGGAGGCTGTACTTCCAAACCCTCCACTTCCTCCGGCAGACCTAACCCTTTCGCTCCCGGTAATGACTATCCTCAAATTGACGATTTTGCCCCTGACCATCCCGGTAAATCACCAATTCCTACTCCTTCCGCCGCAAAGGCCTCTCCTTTCTTCCCCTTTTACACGCCGAGCCCTGCTCGCCACCGCCGCAATAAGAGCCGCGACGTcggcggaggaggagagagcAAGAGTTTGACTAGCACGCCTCTCCGTCAATTACGCCGTGCGTTTCACCCTCCGTCTCCGGCGAAACACATACGGGCGGCGCTACGGCGGAGGAAAGGGAAAAAGGAAGCTGCTTTATCTGGGGTGACGCAGCTAACGACGGAGGTACCGCAGCgtgaggaggaagaggaagtagGGCTTGACaaaagatttggtttttctaaAGAGTTTCACAGTAGAGTAGAGTTAGGGGAAGAAATTGGACGAGGACATTTTGGGTACACTTGCTCTGCTAAGTTCAAGAAAGGAGAGCTCAAAGGTCAAGTGGTTGCTGTCAAAATCATCCCAAAATCGAAGGTAACAAAACTTGAGTTTagtttcttgatcttgatgaTTGCATACTCTCCATTGTAGTGTTAGCTGATAGAATTGAatgtgttttgattcttttttggCAGATGACAACTGCAATTGCTATAGAAGATGTGAGAAGGGAAGTGAAAATTCTACAGGCTTTATCTGGACATAAGAATCTGGTACAATTCTATGATGCATTTGAGGACAATGCAAACGTCTACATTGCAATGGAGTAAGAtcattattttatcataacCTTAACCATTTCCTTGTTTGATGTTGAATTTAGTTAGGTTTTAGTTATGAATTTGGTAAAAAGAACCTATTGTTTCATAATTGGATTTAAGTAGTTTGAATTTGCAGGCTATGTGAAGGTGGTGAGCTTCTTGACAGAATACTAGCAAGGTGTGTGTCTGTGTGCTACTAAAGAGTTATCGATACTTATGGCCAGAGAttgttcttattttataaaaagattcaTCGTTTTTTTCTACAGGGGAGGGAAATACTCAGAGAATGACGCAAAACCAGTGATTATACAAATTCTGAATGTGGTAGCTTTCTGTCATTTCCAAGGAGTTGTTCATCGAGACCTTAAACCAGAGGTGAGGCACAATTTTGAACTGGAAAGAAGattatgttttacttttatgtgTAGAATGTTTTCTGATCGCTGCTTCATCATCAGAACTTCTTGTACACTTCCAAGGAGGAGAATTCTCAGCTTAAAGCGATAGACTTTGGCTTATCAGACTTTGTCAGACCAGGTTCATCATCACACATTTTACTATGTCACTATTTCTCcagttctttttcttctggtTAGTAAACTAAAAATGGTATTTTGTGCCCCTTTTTTTGAAAGATGAGAGACTAAACGATATAGTGGGAAGTGCATACTATGTAGCTCCCGAAGTTCTACACAGATCATATACAACAGAAGCGGATGTGTGGAGCATCGGAGTCATAGCATACATTCTACTATGTGGTAGCCGTCCGTTTTGGGCAAGAACTGAATCCGGAATTTTTAGAGCTGTTCTTAAAGCTGACCCGAGTTTCGATGAACCTCCTTGGCCCTTCTTGTCTTCTGACGCTAAAGACTTTGTTAAGCGGTTATTGTTTAAGGATCCCCGGCGAAGAATGTCAGCCTCCCAAGCCTTGAGTCagtcatttttaatttcacaGCTCTTTATAGTTTTATGTCTCCTGTCTTTTGGTAGTCATAAATCACCAAATTCAGTTCCTATTTACTTTTTTCAGTGCATCCTTGGATCCGAGCTTATAATACGGACATGAATATCCCTTTCGATATCTTGATCTTTAGGCAGATGAAGGCGTACTTGCGATCTTCTTCATTACGCAAAGCTGCTTTGAGGGTATGTTTTAGGCATTCTTTTAAAGTGTCGAAAAGAGCATTGAAGATTACTTTCTCACTATTATGTGCTTTCTTTTCACAGGCGCTATCGAAGACGTTAATCAAGGATGAAATTCTTTACCTGAAAACTCAATTTTCTCTTCTCGCACCAAACAAAGATGGCCTAATCACAATGGATACCATTAGAATGGTTTGTGACACTATAACTTCTTTTATATTCCTTCCtcttgagaaaaaaagagaaacaccGTAGTAATCTAATCTGTAttgcattttttgtttctgtttaaaCAGGCACTTGCAAGCAATGCAACAGAAGCAATGAAAGAATCTCGGATCCCAGAGTTTCTTGCTTTGGTAAATGACTGTGTTCTCTCGGATTTTGATAAATGCTTTAACAATTTGGTGTTAATGATCCTTCATTGACTGGCTTTTTACAGCTAAATGGACTTCAATACAGAGGAATGGATTTTGAAGAGTTTTGTGCAGCTGCTATAAACGTTCATCAGCACGAGTCGCTTGATTGTTGGGAACAGAGCATTCGACATGCTTATGAGCTTTTCGACAAGAATGGAAACCGAGCTATTGTCATCGAAGAACTTGCCTCTGTAAGTTAAAGCATCTGTCTTCAgcttaaatacaaaaatatcgAAAAACAGATCCTCTAAAACGACATGCTTTTGAATTGCAGGAACTTGGTGTTGGACCATCTATACCGGTACATTCAGTTCTACATGATTGGATCAGACACACTGATGGAAAGCTTAGCTTCTTCGGGTTTGTTAAACTGTTACATGGAGTCTCTGTTCGAGCCTCGGGGAAAACTACCCGGTGAAGATAACGAAAACAAACATGACCTAAGCGAAATCGTAAAAGAAGATGTCAAAACCTTTACTCTAAATCTTGGATTGGTATTGGAAATGTAATAGTTGGTCAAAGACTGTACAACAAATGAAAAGTTTCTTACAAGAGCAATtctaaaaaaaagattgttgtAATAATATAGTAACCACAGATACTTTGATACTCTATGTGAAgtcaagaaaatgaaaaagaaaattccaaaaagatttgatttttgtctctctttcttcccAATGATTATGGAATCAGCGAAATCTTGGTTATTTCCGGTTTGTTACTGTGCTTTAATTTGTGAGATCTGAGTCGGTGTAACCAGTGAAAACCGGTTCTAGTGATGGaaataaattagaatttagaaaacaaaccaaaccgatTTTCTTCTCCcccaattttatattttgcttctcCTCTCGAGTTTGGGATTCGAGTTTaaggaattagggtttctaatctctctctctttctctcgagATTTTTCTTCACTTAGTTCTTGATTCTGATTAAAAGTTGATCTTATAGTTCCGGTAACTTCGTTTTCTGGGTTTAATTTTCGATTCAATCTTCATCTCCTTGATCCACAGCCATGACTGAGGTAAATCAAAATTCGCATCTTTTCTCTCCAAATCTCTTTGAATTACGAAACCTCTGTCTTGTTTCGTAATTGAAATTGATCttgagtttgttttttgtgttatttcaGTATTGGGTAAGTCAAGGGAACAAATGGTGTGAATTCTGTAAGATATGGATACAGAACAATCCAACAAGTATTAGAAACCATGACCTTGGTAAGCGTCACCGAGAATGTGTTGATAAGAAGCTCACTGATATGCGTGAGAGGAGTGCAGCCAAAGACAAAGAGCTcaagaaaaacgaaaaactgCTTCAACAGATCGAAGCTGTGAGTAAtcattcttgtttcttttgccAGTGATACTTATTCTAACGTATTTATTTCTGATTCCATTGTTTATATCTCAACTTGTTTCAGAAAGCAACTCGTAGCTATCAGAAAGATATTGCAACTGCTCAGCAAGTAGCTAAAGCAAACGGTGCACCAGAGGATGGTACATCCGGTAAGTATCTCTCTCTATGATGTCATTAGTATTTGTTCTTCGACTTATAGCTGCTATATTCAGGGTTGTTGCTTAGCTTTGGATCTGTTTGTTATAGACTTAACATTACTGAGGTCGTAGAGTATGTGTGAATTGGATTTGTGAATTGCTTTCATTGACCAAAAGTATGAACAAACCAAGCAGCGTCTGATTCTTCGATTGTCATATTACACATCTTTGCAAATGACTTATAAGTTTTAATGCCTATAACCCTATAGAGAATCATCACGAAAGAGCGAAACGGTTGCTTCTTTTGAGTCACTCTCAGGTTCTTTCATCATTTTGATTGCCATTTTTCTTAgcctttttcatttatacataTACCATGTAGTAACCATATTGTTATGGCAGATTGGATGCTCGACAGTGCTTCAGGCTATTATTACAACCAGACCAATGGTCTGCACTATGATTCACAGTCTGGATTCTATTACAGTGACTCAATAGGTATGTAATATATatcgagttttttttatttgtttccttgcAAACATGATTGTATACAATTTCGTCGTGTGTATGCTTACACGGGTAATGAAACAGGACATTGGGTGACACAAGACGAGGCCTACGCTGCGGTTAAAACATCATCAGGAACCAAAGTACCTCTCGTGAAAAAGCCTGTATCTTCTTCAGGAGCTGGACCAAGTGTGGGGAAACCACCTGGCCGTCTTGTCACAGCTTCTTTAAATCCTAAAAGAGCTGTGAAAGGAGCGGCTTCATCTGTTGATCTTGGcaacaacaagagaaagaggCAAGATGAGAAACCGAAGAAAGTATCTGCAGAAGAGAAAGCTGCATTGAAGGCAAGAGAAGCTGCTAGGAAACGAGTTgaagatagagaaaaaccaTTGCTTGGTCTTTACAATAGACCCTTTTGATGCATCATTGGCTTGATCCTATATGCAAAAGGGAGAGGCTAAGCAGAGAAGAGTGATGATTGATCTCATTGTGGCGGTTATTTCAGTTATTCCTACATGACAGTTTATTCCAAAACTCTCTGGTATTTCTGGGAGCATTGGTCTTGTGTTCTTCTAACTGTTGTTCCAGTCATATCAGTTTCCTCTTTGTTGTACACACCTATTCAATTTTATAGTCAGAATGATGGAAGTCCACATTTTACCCATTTTGATGAAGTTACGAGGTCTTTgcacaactttttttttgtgttcgtcttaaaaaaagtttagaaaattAAGTTCTTTTTGGTCTATTCTTCTAAAGTTTATTGGTTGACTTTCATGAATCAGTTTCTGAAATTATGCATAAACTTGTTAAGATGGGAATAAATCGAAACCAAACACTACTCTAAAGAAGTAAAACTATCAAAGCACTGCAAAGTGCACACTAATAAATGATCCAAACGATTTAGGAAATTACTTATTGTGGACCAAGCTCTGACTTTGAGGAAGTCTCAGTAACAAAGACAAattaactcaaaaaaaaaactgaaaataaaaaattcaagtATCAGACGACCCCAAAATTTTGACAGAGACTGAGACAGCAAGATAAGCAAGATTCAAATCCAGGATACAAAACCCTCTTTGGACACTAGAGGTTTTAGTTTCGATGGTGCGAGCTAACCTCTGAACCAACAACTATCATCGGATGGATCACTTTGATCACCCAACGGTTTGTTTTTATCCCAATACCCGTAAGTCCAGGACTCACAGGGTTTCTGATGATAGAGACATACCAACACTTTCAAGAAGCTCCCGGGACTGCAGCCGCTGCAGTAGCGTACATGTTTGAGTCCTGATTGGCATATCCATTGTTGTATCCTTGACCTCTTGAATATCCTCCATTCCATTGGTTGCCAGAGTCACTTCTCCACTGtcatttttagatttaaaagTTGAACAAGATTAGTAAATGGATTAAAACATTCAATAGAACATCACGGATAAAAACTACCAAGTTGGTTATTCTTGTAGAGATTACTTTAGCTTGTCCACTGATTACAACTACTAATAGAGAATTAAGACAAACATGAAACATTGAAACTTCGACAACCTCTAAAGATAAACGATAACATCAGTACATGCTTCAACTAGCTCATGAATCTTAATAGCTGTAAATTTTCTCAATCCTAAGAAACACAGAACCATTACTATTATTTCAGAGATTGGATAATTCAGGGAGATGATAAGTGGGCCAAGGTGATATGCATTAGATTTGCCAATAGATATAGTCAACGAAAACCGTGGGAAGGTGGTAAATTCCACTAGGTCTTTATGGCCCGCAATACACCTACTACTATCCATTGTCAACCACTGACTTTGGCTTTAAGGATTTCTATAACTTTATCCACCCCATGAAGACAGAAATATAAAGACCCAAAAGAACTCTAAAGCTAAGTTTGACCTGGACCATAGGACCATACCAATAGAAATGCATATAATGTTTAAAAACACAAATCCAACTAAAATTTTCTTGTACCTGTTTGTTGGGGCTTCTTCCCCATGAAAGGCGGACAGTGTTCTTCCCAATGACTGTCCCGTTCAAGTTCCCGATGGCTTCCTCAGCACTTTGCCTGTCAAAACCAAGGGCACGTCACACATTGCAACTACCTTACCCATCTTCACTGTTAAAATAATCCCCTACGGATTCGCTCATCATATTGAACAAGCACCACAGTACCGGATGACAAAGCTGACAAGCACAGAACAGGTTTAGTACCTGTTAGCAAATTGGACAAAGCCACATCCTTTCCCTACTGGGATCTTCACTGAAACAACCTCCCCAAAATCGGAAAAAGGTTGCATGAGGTCTTCTTCAGTAACATCAGCATCAAGACCGCCAACAAATATCTGCAATGTAATAAAAGACAGTGAGCAGTGAGGTATACTGTTATTAGCAGAGGAATAGCTAAAAGAGAACTCACTGTTGAGTTATTTGATTCTCCATCAGACATTGAACCATTCCCTCCATGTCCACCAGCAAGTGTAAGAGCTAATCCAATGAAAACATTACAATTCACTTCAGATGCTATGTTTAACGCATCAAGACAAGTTATTAAACCTTAAAATTCATATTCATAGTTACTAAAAGTGacataaacagaaaataaaaccacTTGCATTCACTGAACAGAGAGAAAACatggaaataaaaacataataaatgataataaacTGAAACTAATGCTACATTAAGTCACAAAGATTATCTCATCACTTACCTTGTGAACCATTTTGTTGGCCGTAAGCAGCAGCCCTTTTCGGGGTTGCGATACCAACACGCATTTGCCTGCTTGAACAGAAAGCACCATTCATTTCTGTCATAGCTCTTGATCGCTCATTCTCATCACCAAACCTAACAAACCCGTAACCTTTGGAACGCCCAGTGTTGGAATCAATCACAACTTTAGCACCTTTGACAGATGGATATCTACCAGCAAAAGTCTCAAGCAAGACAGCATCACTCACATCTGGAGCCAAATCTCCAACAAATATGGATAGGTCAGGACCATTCTCTGATGCTCTTTTCTCACCAGTACTGAAAGATGCCCAGTTTAAACGGAAAGGCTGTTCCGCGTTCGGCATTGTAACACCGCTAAAGCTCTGAAGAGCTTCCTCAGCTGCTGAACGTGAAAGAAACTCAACAAACCCATATCCTTCAGATTGACAAGTTTGCTTGTTGCGTATAACTTTCACAGAAGAAACCTACAcatcacaaaacaacaaaacaagaaagaataagctaaaagggaaaataaaaacacaaatttatgATAAAACAGAACAGATCTTGTGACAATGTTTGGAGTTCTTTTTGTTCCTATAACCAGAAAGGTTCTCTAAACGTGGCAATGTACTTTTCTTGCCTTATGAAATGAACTTTAAAAGTATGTCCTTTTTCAGGTCAACATAGTTCTCCATTACCCTAAATGTCAAACATTTTGGCTTCTACACAATTTAGATCTCAAACCCAatcaaaaagttcaaaacttgCCAAATTTACATTGAATTCACAGTAACGAATCttttccaataaccaaaaaaaagtcacGGATCTAT
This sequence is a window from Arabidopsis thaliana chromosome 1 sequence. Protein-coding genes within it:
- a CDS encoding Calcium-dependent protein kinase (CDPK) family protein (Calcium-dependent protein kinase (CDPK) family protein; FUNCTIONS IN: in 6 functions; INVOLVED IN: protein amino acid phosphorylation, N-terminal protein myristoylation; LOCATED IN: plasma membrane; EXPRESSED IN: 22 plant structures; EXPRESSED DURING: 13 growth stages; CONTAINS InterPro DOMAIN/s: Protein kinase, ATP binding site (InterPro:IPR017441), Serine/threonine-protein kinase domain (InterPro:IPR002290), EF-hand-like domain (InterPro:IPR011992), Serine/threonine-protein kinase-like domain (InterPro:IPR017442), Protein kinase-like domain (InterPro:IPR011009), Serine/threonine-protein kinase, active site (InterPro:IPR008271), Protein kinase, catalytic domain (InterPro:IPR000719), Calcium-dependent protein kinase (InterPro:IPR020642), Calcium/calmodulin-dependent protein kinase-like (InterPro:IPR020636); BEST Arabidopsis thaliana protein match is: Protein kinase superfamily protein (TAIR:AT3G19100.1); Has 118201 Blast hits to 116445 proteins in 3162 species: Archae - 162; Bacteria - 14319; Metazoa - 43815; Fungi - 12645; Plants - 25821; Viruses - 463; Other Eukaryotes - 20976 (source: NCBI BLink).), with the protein product MGGCTSKPSTSSGRPNPFAPGNDYPQIDDFAPDHPGKSPIPTPSAAKASPFFPFYTPSPARHRRNKSRDVGGGGESKSLTSTPLRQLRRAFHPPSPAKHIRAALRRRKGKKEAALSGVTQLTTEVPQREEEEEVGLDKRFGFSKEFHSRVELGEEIGRGHFGYTCSAKFKKGELKGQVVAVKIIPKSKMTTAIAIEDVRREVKILQALSGHKNLVQFYDAFEDNANVYIAMELCEGGELLDRILARGGKYSENDAKPVIIQILNVVAFCHFQGVVHRDLKPENFLYTSKEENSQLKAIDFGLSDFVRPDERLNDIVGSAYYVAPEVLHRSYTTEADVWSIGVIAYILLCGSRPFWARTESGIFRAVLKADPSFDEPPWPFLSSDAKDFVKRLLFKDPRRRMSASQALMHPWIRAYNTDMNIPFDILIFRQMKAYLRSSSLRKAALRALSKTLIKDEILYLKTQFSLLAPNKDGLITMDTIRMALASNATEAMKESRIPEFLALLNGLQYRGMDFEEFCAAAINVHQHESLDCWEQSIRHAYELFDKNGNRAIVIEELASELGVGPSIPVHSVLHDWIRHTDGKLSFFGFVKLLHGVSVRASGKTTR
- a CDS encoding C2H2 and C2HC zinc fingers superfamily protein (C2H2 and C2HC zinc fingers superfamily protein; FUNCTIONS IN: zinc ion binding, nucleic acid binding; INVOLVED IN: biological_process unknown; LOCATED IN: nucleus; EXPRESSED IN: 23 plant structures; EXPRESSED DURING: 13 growth stages; CONTAINS InterPro DOMAIN/s: Zinc finger, U1-C type (InterPro:IPR013085), Zinc finger, C2H2-type matrin (InterPro:IPR000690); Has 448 Blast hits to 444 proteins in 139 species: Archae - 0; Bacteria - 0; Metazoa - 237; Fungi - 54; Plants - 111; Viruses - 0; Other Eukaryotes - 46 (source: NCBI BLink).) yields the protein MTEYWVSQGNKWCEFCKIWIQNNPTSIRNHDLGKRHRECVDKKLTDMRERSAAKDKELKKNEKLLQQIEAKATRSYQKDIATAQQVAKANGAPEDGTSDWMLDSASGYYYNQTNGLHYDSQSGFYYSDSIGHWVTQDEAYAAVKTSSGTKVPLVKKPVSSSGAGPSVGKPPGRLVTASLNPKRAVKGAASSVDLGNNKRKRQDEKPKKVSAEEKAALKAREAARKRVEDREKPLLGLYNRPF
- a CDS encoding C2H2 and C2HC zinc fingers superfamily protein (C2H2 and C2HC zinc fingers superfamily protein; FUNCTIONS IN: zinc ion binding, nucleic acid binding; INVOLVED IN: biological_process unknown; LOCATED IN: nucleus; EXPRESSED IN: 23 plant structures; EXPRESSED DURING: 13 growth stages; CONTAINS InterPro DOMAIN/s: Zinc finger, U1-C type (InterPro:IPR013085), Zinc finger, U1-type (InterPro:IPR003604), Zinc finger, C2H2-type matrin (InterPro:IPR000690); Has 251 Blast hits to 251 proteins in 132 species: Archae - 0; Bacteria - 0; Metazoa - 115; Fungi - 52; Plants - 43; Viruses - 0; Other Eukaryotes - 41 (source: NCBI BLink).) encodes the protein MTEYWVSQGNKWCEFCKIWIQNNPTSIRNHDLGKRHRECVDKKLTDMRERSAAKDKELKKNEKLLQQIEAKATRSYQKDIATAQQVAKANGAPEDGTSENHHERAKRLLLLSHSQIGCSTVLQAIITTRPMVCTMIHSLDSITVTQ
- a CDS encoding C2H2 and C2HC zinc fingers superfamily protein (C2H2 and C2HC zinc fingers superfamily protein; FUNCTIONS IN: zinc ion binding, nucleic acid binding; INVOLVED IN: biological_process unknown; LOCATED IN: nucleus; EXPRESSED IN: 23 plant structures; EXPRESSED DURING: 13 growth stages; CONTAINS InterPro DOMAIN/s: Zinc finger, U1-C type (InterPro:IPR013085), Zinc finger, U1-type (InterPro:IPR003604), Zinc finger, C2H2-type matrin (InterPro:IPR000690).), whose translation is MTEYWVSQGNKWCEFCKIWIQNNPTSIRNHDLGKRHRECVDKKLTDMRERSAAKDKELKKNEKLLQQIEAKATRSYQKDIATAQQVAKANGAPEDGTSGKYLSL